Proteins encoded within one genomic window of Candidatus Stygibacter australis:
- a CDS encoding tyrosine recombinase, which produces MKQSDSHNRHHNRAWLNNYRFYLEAEQGLAENSVYSYFQDCQEFIYYIDCKLEDTTSKEVIGYLASLQEIGMAASTVARKRSALKSLLTFMMEEDVPLKLNITDIPAIRYDHKIPDVLTLREMLKLLDSIPLDTPLHWRSKAMLELMYASGLRISETINLTTHDIYWDEEVVRVFGKGRKQRVIPVAGKSLAFVKKYLQDYRPTLLKWQQDDTLFLNRFGKPLSRMGAWKIIDKLALAAGISKKVSPHTIRHSFATHLVEAGANLRIVQILLGHVSINTTQIYSNIDKKFIIKEHRLYHPRK; this is translated from the coding sequence ATGAAACAAAGTGATTCCCATAACAGGCATCATAACAGAGCCTGGCTGAATAACTACCGCTTCTATCTCGAGGCAGAGCAGGGTTTAGCAGAAAATTCTGTTTATTCCTATTTTCAGGATTGTCAGGAATTTATCTATTACATCGATTGCAAATTGGAAGATACTACTTCTAAAGAAGTGATAGGCTATCTGGCATCGCTTCAGGAAATCGGTATGGCAGCCAGTACAGTTGCAAGGAAGCGTTCTGCTCTCAAATCATTACTCACTTTTATGATGGAAGAAGATGTCCCGCTCAAGCTCAATATCACTGATATACCTGCCATCAGGTATGACCATAAGATCCCGGATGTGCTCACTCTCAGGGAAATGCTGAAGCTGCTGGACTCTATTCCCCTGGATACACCACTGCACTGGCGCAGCAAAGCAATGCTGGAATTAATGTATGCCAGTGGTCTCAGGATATCGGAAACGATCAATCTCACCACTCATGATATTTACTGGGATGAAGAAGTAGTTAGAGTATTTGGCAAGGGACGTAAGCAGAGAGTAATTCCAGTTGCCGGTAAATCACTCGCTTTTGTAAAAAAATATTTGCAGGATTATCGACCCACATTATTGAAATGGCAGCAGGATGACACCCTTTTTCTGAATCGGTTTGGCAAGCCTCTCTCGCGTATGGGCGCCTGGAAGATCATTGATAAGTTGGCATTAGCTGCCGGTATCAGCAAAAAGGTGAGTCCTCACACCATCAGGCATTCATTTGCCACGCATCTGGTGGAAGCAGGAGCCAATCTCCGCATTGTGCAAATTCTCCTGGGACACGTAAGTATTAATACTACCCAGATATATTCCAATATAGATAAGAAATTCATCATCAAAGAGCACAGACTATATCATCCCAGAAAATAA